A genomic region of uncultured Roseibium sp. contains the following coding sequences:
- the glmU gene encoding bifunctional UDP-N-acetylglucosamine diphosphorylase/glucosamine-1-phosphate N-acetyltransferase GlmU — MSDRTCLSIVLAAGLGTRMKSDLPKVLHEIGGLAMVGHVLKALAGAGSDRVSVVTGPEMPALADLVAGMMPSALCHVQEERLGTAHAALAAREALLHPADDVLVLFGDTPLVTAETVLKVRDALRNGSDLVVLGFETQDPFGYGRLLTENGKLLAIREEKDASDEDRKVTFCNSGIMGFSGKHALSLMEEIGNANAKGEYYLTDAVEIANRHGLKVSAVAGSEVETQGINTRAQLAACEQDFQNRMRRAAMDEGCTLLAPQTVFFSHDTVLEPGVTIEQNVVFARGVKVSSGATIRAFSHLEGAAVASGCVVGPYARLRPGTVLEHGAKIGNFVETKNVTFGAGAKANHLSYIGDASVGSKSNIGAGTITCNYDGFLKHRTEIGDGSFVGSNSTLVAPVQLGDGAFVSAGSVITQDIPEDALAFGRARQETKEGRAKALKEKLKAAKDAKSGSET; from the coding sequence ATGTCCGATCGCACTTGTCTCTCAATCGTTCTCGCTGCAGGTCTGGGGACTCGCATGAAATCGGATCTGCCGAAGGTTCTTCACGAGATTGGCGGGCTGGCAATGGTCGGTCATGTGCTGAAAGCGCTCGCCGGTGCCGGGTCGGATCGCGTTTCGGTAGTGACGGGTCCGGAGATGCCGGCGCTTGCGGATCTGGTGGCCGGAATGATGCCGTCCGCCCTGTGCCATGTGCAGGAGGAGAGGCTTGGAACCGCTCACGCCGCGCTGGCGGCCAGAGAGGCACTTCTCCATCCGGCGGACGACGTCCTTGTGCTATTCGGCGACACACCCCTGGTAACGGCCGAGACCGTTCTGAAGGTGCGGGACGCGTTGCGCAATGGAAGCGATCTCGTCGTGCTCGGGTTCGAGACACAAGATCCGTTCGGATACGGACGCCTGCTTACCGAAAACGGCAAGCTCCTTGCGATCCGCGAGGAAAAAGACGCTTCTGACGAAGACCGCAAGGTGACGTTCTGCAATTCTGGCATCATGGGCTTTTCCGGCAAACATGCTCTGTCGCTGATGGAGGAAATCGGCAACGCGAATGCCAAGGGCGAATACTATCTGACCGATGCCGTCGAGATTGCCAACCGTCATGGCCTCAAGGTGTCGGCGGTCGCCGGCTCGGAGGTAGAGACGCAGGGCATCAACACGCGGGCCCAGCTTGCGGCCTGCGAACAGGACTTTCAGAACCGCATGCGCCGCGCGGCAATGGATGAAGGCTGCACGCTTCTTGCGCCGCAAACCGTATTTTTCTCCCACGATACCGTCCTTGAGCCGGGCGTCACCATCGAACAGAACGTGGTTTTTGCTCGCGGTGTAAAAGTGTCTTCGGGAGCGACGATCCGGGCGTTCAGCCATCTGGAAGGTGCAGCCGTGGCAAGCGGATGCGTCGTTGGTCCCTACGCGCGTTTGCGCCCGGGCACGGTCCTCGAGCACGGCGCGAAGATCGGTAACTTCGTGGAGACGAAAAACGTGACTTTCGGCGCGGGTGCAAAGGCGAATCATCTCAGTTACATCGGTGACGCGAGCGTCGGTTCAAAGAGCAACATCGGGGCCGGCACGATCACCTGCAACTATGACGGTTTTCTAAAGCACAGGACGGAAATCGGCGACGGCAGCTTCGTCGGGTCGAATTCGACGCTGGTTGCGCCCGTTCAATTGGGAGACGGGGCATTTGTGTCCGCCGGGAGCGTGATTACGCAAGACATTCCGGAAGATGCGCTGGCCTTCGGAAG
- a CDS encoding cytochrome c biogenesis protein CcdA: MLQETSVLIAVLAGVVSFLSPCVLPLVPPYLGYMAGVSLEELANEEEDNRAAARRVFLTSLVFVLGFSTVFVMLGATASLLGQIIRQYLDFLGYIAGAVIIVMGLHFLGVFRIGLLYREARFQVTRKPAGPLGAYVMGLAFGFGWTPCIGPVLAGILTFAAAKDTVGQGVMLLTAYAVGLGIPFLIASLFAGAFLKFMKRFRKHMGVVEKTMGGMLVVTGVLFLTGQMAVFSYWLLETFPAFQTIG; encoded by the coding sequence ATCCTCCAAGAAACGTCGGTACTCATTGCCGTTCTGGCCGGAGTTGTGTCCTTTCTTTCGCCTTGCGTGCTGCCCCTCGTGCCGCCTTACCTCGGGTACATGGCAGGCGTTTCGCTTGAGGAACTGGCCAATGAGGAAGAGGACAACCGCGCGGCAGCAAGAAGGGTCTTCCTGACGTCGCTTGTCTTTGTGCTTGGGTTTTCGACCGTCTTTGTCATGCTGGGTGCAACCGCAAGCCTTCTGGGTCAGATCATCCGGCAGTATCTCGATTTTCTAGGCTATATCGCAGGTGCGGTCATCATCGTCATGGGGCTGCATTTCCTGGGCGTTTTCCGGATTGGTCTTCTCTACCGGGAAGCCCGGTTCCAGGTTACGCGCAAGCCTGCCGGGCCACTGGGAGCCTATGTGATGGGGCTTGCTTTCGGCTTCGGCTGGACGCCCTGTATCGGTCCCGTTCTGGCCGGGATCCTCACCTTCGCGGCAGCGAAGGACACGGTCGGTCAGGGCGTTATGCTGCTGACGGCCTATGCGGTGGGGCTGGGTATTCCTTTCCTGATCGCGTCTCTCTTTGCCGGTGCGTTCCTGAAGTTCATGAAGCGGTTCCGCAAGCACATGGGGGTGGTTGAAAAGACGATGGGCGGAATGCTTGTCGTGACCGGCGTTCTGTTTCTGACCGGACAGATGGCCGTTTTCTCCTACTGGCTCCTGGAAACCTTTCCGGCCTTTCAGACGATCGGTTGA
- a CDS encoding TAXI family TRAP transporter solute-binding subunit, producing the protein MAFFVALGILPPLQGLASEQNFITIGTAGVTGVYYPSGSAACRLVNQQRADHGVRCSVEATLGSISNIELIRSGDLDFGFAQSDWQHHAYHGTSVFEDTGPFADLRSVFALHAEVATVVVRDTSGFGTFDDLKGARIDIGSKGSGSEASWNTLISSLNWSDADRQGFSNRSSSELAEALCNDEIDAYFQLIGHPAGLIEETMEQCDIRLIGMDGSAVAAFVENEPYYMPAAVPAGLYDQDEPAGSFGVVATIVTSAAMPDDIVAALVAAVYENFDDFSTLHPALSVLTQPDMVTDGVTAPLHPGAMKYFEENGLLSPAGERRAN; encoded by the coding sequence ATCTTGCCGCCGTTGCAGGGACTGGCGTCGGAACAGAATTTCATCACCATAGGCACAGCCGGGGTCACCGGTGTCTATTACCCGTCCGGCAGCGCCGCCTGCAGGCTCGTCAACCAGCAGAGAGCCGATCACGGCGTTCGCTGCTCCGTGGAAGCAACGCTCGGGTCCATATCGAATATCGAACTCATCCGGTCCGGCGACCTCGATTTCGGGTTCGCGCAATCCGATTGGCAACATCATGCCTATCATGGCACGTCGGTGTTTGAAGATACGGGACCTTTTGCAGACCTGCGTTCCGTATTTGCACTGCATGCCGAAGTCGCGACGGTCGTAGTCAGGGACACGTCCGGCTTCGGAACCTTTGATGACCTCAAGGGTGCCAGGATAGACATAGGCAGCAAGGGCTCCGGATCGGAAGCCTCCTGGAATACGCTCATCTCCAGCCTGAACTGGTCGGATGCGGACAGGCAAGGGTTTTCGAACAGAAGCAGTTCAGAACTCGCCGAAGCCCTGTGCAATGACGAGATCGATGCCTATTTCCAGTTGATCGGTCATCCGGCCGGCCTGATCGAGGAGACCATGGAACAGTGCGACATTCGCCTGATCGGCATGGACGGCTCGGCTGTTGCCGCTTTTGTTGAAAACGAACCCTACTACATGCCGGCAGCGGTACCGGCGGGCCTCTATGACCAGGACGAACCGGCCGGATCGTTCGGTGTCGTTGCGACGATCGTGACATCGGCCGCGATGCCCGATGACATCGTCGCGGCCCTCGTCGCGGCCGTCTACGAGAACTTCGATGATTTCTCCACCCTGCACCCGGCGCTCAGTGTTCTCACGCAGCCGGACATGGTCACCGATGGCGTCACGGCGCCGCTTCATCCCGGGGCCATGAAATACTTTGAGGAAAACGGGCTGTTGTCCCCGGCAGGCGAGCGCCGGGCGAACTAG